In the Cellvibrio sp. KY-GH-1 genome, ATGCATCGGTCACTAACGCATGGAATGCCACTCTCAGTGGATCCAACCCCTACACGGCAACCGCATTAAGCTGGAACGCCACCCTGGCTCCTGGCGCATCCGCAACCTTTGGTTTTCAAGCGAATGGCACCGCAGGCGCACCAAAAGTCAGTGGCAGTTTGTGTGGTACAACAACATCTTCTGCAGCAGCGACATCTACCGCAACAACCTCCAAATCAAGTGCTAGCGCTGCAATTACCAGTTCAAGTAGTAAAAGCAGTGTGGCGGTTAGCTCCAGCAAAAGTTCTTCATCCGTCGCCTCGTCAGCGCCAGCTGAAAGCAGCTGGGTATTTGAAGAAAGCGCGGTGGGATTTTGCAATAACTCTGGCGTAATCGACACTAAACACACCGGCCATACCGGCACCGGATTTATCGATAGCGAAAATGCAATCGGTGCATCTATTACCTGGAGTGTAACTGCCGCCAGTGCAAAAACTTATGCTGCACAAATTCGTTTTGGCAACGGTGGTGCAGGCGCGCGTCGCGCGACAGTCGTAGTGAACGATGTACAGATTAAAACCCTGGATTTCCCCACCAACAGTGTGTGGACTCAATGGCAAACAGCCAGTGTGGATATTCCATTAACAGCCGGAACCAACAGTATCAAACTGGTGGCAGAGACCGCCGATGGTTTAGCGAATATTGATAACCTCAAAGTAACCGGCAATGGCATTACACCGGCAGCCTGCCCTACGACCACACCCACCACTACCGATTGCAACAGCGTTACCAATCAGCCGATTTTGCAAGTGGCTGCCGATGGTTCAGCGACTTACAAAACAGTTGCCAGCGCACTGAATACAATTTCCAGCTCCAACACAACGCCCACCCAAATTCGTATTAAGCCGGGCACCTATCGCGAAAAATTATTGGTAACAAAACCCTTTGTGACTTTCTGCGGACAAACGGGTAAAGAAGCGTCCACCATTTTGACTTACAACGATGGCGCCAGCACATTAAATTCCAGTGGTACGGCGATTGGAACATCAGGCAGTGCAAGCGTAACGATTAAAGCAAATGATATTTCGATGGAAAATATCACCATCGAAAATTCATTTGGTGTCGGCTCACAAGCCGTTGCCTTACTCGCGCAAGGCCAGCGTTTACAATTCCGCAATTGCCGCTTGCTCGGCAATCAAGACACGCTCTATACCCACAGCGGCACCCAGTATTACCGCAATTGCCACATCCAAGGCACGGTGGATTTTATTTTCGGTGCAGCAACGGCTGTGTTTGAAAATAACGTGATTCACAGTGTGGGCGGCGGTTCTGCATTAACGGCGCCGAGCACTGAACAAACGGTACCTTACGGATTGGTGTTCCTCGGCGGCAAGGTCACTGCTGTATCCAGCGTAGCAAAAGGCTCAGTTGCCTTAGGTCGCAATTGGAGACCTTACGGCGCAGCCACCTACATTCGCACGGAACTCGGCCAACATATTTCGGCGGTCGGCTGGGTGAAGATGAGCGAAAACACGCTGGATACTGCACGCTTCTCCGAGTACCTGACGACAGGTGCAGGAGCAAATCCTTCGGCGCGCGCGCCGCAATCCAAACAACTTACCGCCGCACAAGCAGCGACTTATACCATTAGCAATATTTTTGGATCATGGACACCCAGTTACAGTAAATAGCAGTTGCAACAAATAACCGTTAAAGCAAATAACGGCGAAAGCAAGTAATCACTTGAAACGCATTTATTTGAAATTGGTGAAAAATATTATCGAGCCATCGTCTATGGCTCGATAATTAAATGCTTAATAACGTATAAAAATATTTACAGGAAAGACTATGAAAAACTACCGCTCTATTTCTAAAACTCAGAAATTGCTACAGCGCACTTGCCTTGCCGTTGGCGTAAGCCTGGCAATGAGTTCAACCGCATGGGCAGGTTGTACTTACACTGTCACCAACAATTGGGGTTCCGGCTTTACGGGAGAAATTAAAGTCACTAACGATTCCAGCGCAACCGTAAATATCTGGTCGGTATCCTGGCAGGAATCGGCGGCGACCATTACCAATGCCTGGAACGCAACCCTGAGCGGATCAAATCCCTACACTGCTGCATCCTTAAGCTGGAATGGCACACTCGCTCCCAAAGCGTCCGCGAGTTTTGGTTTTCAGGCGAATGGTACGGCGGGGGCACCTAAAGTGAATGGAACTTTGTGTGGTGCGAGTACCTCATCAACACCCGCGTCATCAACCGCCAGCAGCGTTGCCAGTTCAATAAAATCCAGCACTTCCTCGTCATCAAGCATGACAACGAGCAGCAAATCTTCCAGCTCGGTTGCTGCAACCAGCACCTCAAAATCCAGCAGCAGCGCGCCAAGTGTTTTTTCATTCACGATTCAAGAAGCACAAGCAGGCTTCTGTCGTGTTGACGGTATTGCCACTGAAAGTACCAATACAGGCTTCACCGGCAATGGTTATACCAATGCGAATAACGCTGTGGGCGCCGCGATTGAATGGGCTGTGAATGCACCCAGCAGCGGCCGTTACACGTTAAATTTCCGTTATGCCAATGGTGGTACTGCACCACGTAACGGCTCGCTATTAATAAACGGCGGCAGCAATGGTAATTACACCGTTGAATTACCGGTGACTGGCGCCTGGACGACCTGGCAAACGGCCAGCATTGAAATCGATTTGATACAAGGAAATAACACCGTAAAACTGTCTGCATTAACCGCCGACGGTTTAGCGAATATTGATTCTTTGAAAATCGACGGCGCACAAACAAGTGCAGGCACTTGCGGCACTATCGCGAGCAGTTCATCTTCGGTGAAATCCAGCGCGAGCTCCAGCGGTGTTAGCAGCTCTGCAGCAAGCTCAACCGCAACAGGCACCCTACTCACTTTTGACGGCAACCCTACAGTAAGTTGGTTGAACGGTGCAAAAAGCAAATGGAGTAGCGCGCGCGCGTCCATCGTTTTGTCGTACCAACTTGCTAACGGCGGCTGGGGCAAAAATATTGATTACAACTCTGTGAGTGCGGGTAATGGCGGGAGCGAAAGCGGCACCATTGACAACGGCGCGACCATCACAGAAATGGTTTATCTCGCTGAGTTGTACAAAACCGGTGGCAATACCAGTTATCGCGATGCAGTACGTCGTGCAGCGAATTTTATTGTGAGTTCGCAATACTCGACTGGCGCATTACCGCAATTCTATCCCCTAAAAGGCGGCTACGCAGATCACGGCACCTTTAACGATAACGCCATGGCTCGCGCGCTCACTGTGTTAGATTTCGCCGCAAACAAACGCGCCCCTTTCGATACCGATGTATTCAGCGATACTGACCGT is a window encoding:
- a CDS encoding pectinesterase family protein, coding for MNSSTTPKNYLNILKYSALTTALLLASNQQALATCTYTVTNNWGGGFTGEIKVTNDTAATVNNWSVSWQEANASVTNAWNATLSGSNPYTATALSWNATLAPGASATFGFQANGTAGAPKVSGSLCGTTTSSAAATSTATTSKSSASAAITSSSSKSSVAVSSSKSSSSVASSAPAESSWVFEESAVGFCNNSGVIDTKHTGHTGTGFIDSENAIGASITWSVTAASAKTYAAQIRFGNGGAGARRATVVVNDVQIKTLDFPTNSVWTQWQTASVDIPLTAGTNSIKLVAETADGLANIDNLKVTGNGITPAACPTTTPTTTDCNSVTNQPILQVAADGSATYKTVASALNTISSSNTTPTQIRIKPGTYREKLLVTKPFVTFCGQTGKEASTILTYNDGASTLNSSGTAIGTSGSASVTIKANDISMENITIENSFGVGSQAVALLAQGQRLQFRNCRLLGNQDTLYTHSGTQYYRNCHIQGTVDFIFGAATAVFENNVIHSVGGGSALTAPSTEQTVPYGLVFLGGKVTAVSSVAKGSVALGRNWRPYGAATYIRTELGQHISAVGWVKMSENTLDTARFSEYLTTGAGANPSARAPQSKQLTAAQAATYTISNIFGSWTPSYSK
- the pelA gene encoding pectate lyase, translating into MKNYRSISKTQKLLQRTCLAVGVSLAMSSTAWAGCTYTVTNNWGSGFTGEIKVTNDSSATVNIWSVSWQESAATITNAWNATLSGSNPYTAASLSWNGTLAPKASASFGFQANGTAGAPKVNGTLCGASTSSTPASSTASSVASSIKSSTSSSSSMTTSSKSSSSVAATSTSKSSSSAPSVFSFTIQEAQAGFCRVDGIATESTNTGFTGNGYTNANNAVGAAIEWAVNAPSSGRYTLNFRYANGGTAPRNGSLLINGGSNGNYTVELPVTGAWTTWQTASIEIDLIQGNNTVKLSALTADGLANIDSLKIDGAQTSAGTCGTIASSSSSVKSSASSSGVSSSAASSTATGTLLTFDGNPTVSWLNGAKSKWSSARASIVLSYQLANGGWGKNIDYNSVSAGNGGSESGTIDNGATITEMVYLAELYKTGGNTSYRDAVRRAANFIVSSQYSTGALPQFYPLKGGYADHGTFNDNAMARALTVLDFAANKRAPFDTDVFSDTDRAKFKTAVTKGVDFILKSQWKQNGVLTVWCAQHDANDYLPKPARAYELESLSGSESAGVLAFLMTQPQTAQIQAAVKAGLTWFNSPKTYLADYTYDSSQAATNPIVPKSGSKMWYRFYDLNTNRGFFSDRDGSKFYDITQMSLERRTGYSWGGDYGSNIISFGKKVGYLQ